CCCTCGACAGTCAGGGGGTCGTCGCGGTCATCGGGCCGTCCAGTTCGGTGATGCCGAACCTGGTCCAGCCGGCCCAGGACGCCCAGCTCCCGTTGATATCGACGATGGCGGGCACGCTGCAGCTCGACGACGTCGGCGGCGAGTACATCTGGCGGACCGTCCCGAGCGACAGCATCGGCGGCCGGGCCCAGGGCGCGTACGCGGTCGACCAGGGGTGGGAGCGGATGGCCCTGACGTTCAAGAACGACAAGGGCTCCCAGAGCTTCTCGGCCGCCGTCGGCGAGTTCTTCCAGTCGCAGGGCGGGCAGTTGGTCTCCGAGACCCCGCTCGCGCTCAACGCCGACTCCTACCGCAGCGAGATCAACACGATCCAGAACTCGAACCCGGACGTCATCTCGATGACGGCCGGGACGGAGGTCTCGAGCCTGTTCATCCAGAACTACCGCGAACTCGGCGTCGAGACGCCGCTGCTGTTGAGCAACGACGTCATCACGCCGGACTTCATCGAGCAGATGGGCGCCGACACGATGGACGGGATGCTCGGCCAGGCGCCGGCGCCGGGACCGGCGTTCGACCAGTTCGCACAGAAGTACCAGCAGATGCACGACGAGCAGCCGGGCACGTTCAGCGACTCGTCGTACGACGCGATGAACCTCATCGCGCTGGCCATCGAACAGGCCGGCGAGGCCTCGCGGCAGGCGGTCGCACAGAACCTCCGTAGCGTCGGCACGCCGCCGGGCCAGAAGGTCACGACGTTCCAGGAGGGCAAGCAGGCGCTCGCGAACGGGAACGAGATCAACTACCAGGGTGCGTCCAACCCGCAGAACTTCGACGAGAACGGCAACGTCGTGGGGCCGTTCTCGATAGTCCGGGTCGAGAACGGCGAGTGGACCGAGGTGGAGACGTTCTCGACGTCCGAACTCACCCAGGGCGACGGGGCGACGACGACCACGGCGTAGGCGAACCCGCGTCGCTTTTCTTTCCATGCCACGTCAACACCTCGACACCTCGACGACGGACTGCACCGGAGACCAACCGCTGTACCGGCCGACACGGGACGCGAGCGAACGGGCCCCGGGGACGCCGCCTCACGCGCGGGGGACGAAGCGATGGCTGTAGGCAGTCTCGTCCTGCTGGTGGCGACCATCATGGGCATCTACTCGCTGCTCGCCATCGGGCTCAACATGCACTGGGGCGACACCGGCCTGCTGAACTTCGCCCACGCCGCCTTCTTCGCCATCGGGGCGTACACCTCGGCCATCCTGACGACCCAGCCCGAGACCGGCCTCCTGGCCACCCGGACCGTGGGCGCCAGCCTGCCGATACCGGTGGGTATCGTCGCGGGAACGGCGCTCGCTGCGGTCGCGGGCGTTCTCATCGCGGTCACGAGCGTCAGACTCGAGGGCGACTACCTCGCGATGGTGACCCTGAGCTCGGCCGAACTCATCCGGCTCGTCATCCACAACGAGGGGTGGCTGACCTCCGGCGCCCAGTCGCTGAAGGGCATCCAGCGCCCGCTTGAGGGCGCGGTCCCACTCCGGTACGACGTCTTCTACTTCCTGCTGGTCGTGGCGGTGCTCGCGGCGAGCTACCTCGTGTTCCGGCGTCTCGCGGGAAGTCCCTTCGGTCGGGTGCTCCACGCAGTTCGGGAGGACGAGGACGTCCCGCTCGCGCTCGGCAAGGACACCACGTGGTTCAAGCTCAAGTCGTTCGGCCTCGGCGCGGCCATCGCCGGCCTCGCCGGGGGTCTCTGGGCCCACTACGTCTACGCCATCACGCCCAGCATGTTCCTGCCGAACATCACCTTCACCATCTGGGCGGCGGTCATCATCGGCGGCGCGGGGAGCTACCTCGGCGCGATCGTCGGCACGGTGTTCATCGTCGGCATCCGCCAGATCACCCGGTTCGTCCCGTCGGACGTCCCGTTCGCCAGCGACCTGCCGTACATCCGGCTGGTGGTCATCGGCGTCCTGCTCATCGCGGTGCTGTACTACCGTCCGTACGGGCTGCTCGGCGACGAGGAGCGCATGCTCGCGGGAACCGAGGAGGGGGCCGACTGATGGCGGCGTTCGACCCGCAGTTCCTCTGGAACGGGCTGGTCGTCGGCAGCATCATCGCGGTCGCGGCGCTCGGCCTGACGCTCATCTTCGGCATCCTCAACTTCATCAACATCGCCTACGGCGACTACATGGCGCTGGGCGCCTACGTCGCGTTCGCGGCCAACGTCCAGTACGACCTCAACATCGTGGTCGCCGCGCTGCTGGGCATGGTCGGGATGGCGGTCGGCGCGCTCGTCCTGGACAAGCTCGTCTTCGAGCGGTTCCGCTCGCGGAGCGCCATCGTCCTGCTGGTGGTCTCCATCGGGCTGGCGTTCGTCCTCCGGAACCTGATACGCATCGTCTGGGGGACGGGGAACCGCCGGTTCAGCGGCCCCATCGAGGCGGCCCCGCAGGTCCTCGGCGTCCGGATGCTCCCCGACCAGGTCGCCATCCTCGTCATCAGCGTCGCCATCCTCGCCGGGACCTACGTCCTGCTCCGGCGGACGAGGATCGGCATCGCCATGCGCGCCGCCTCGGACGACACGGACCTCGCCCGGGTGCGGGGCATCGACACCGAGCGGCTGGTGACCTACGTCTGGCTCGCGGGCGGGGCCATCGCGGGCATCGCGGGCATCCTGCTGGGGCTGGACGCCCAGATCCGGCCGAACATGGGGTTCACCTCGCTCATCCCAATCTTCGCCGCGGTCATCCTCGGCGGCATCGGCGACCCGATCGGCGCGGTCGCCGGCGGCTACGCAATCGGGGTCACCCAGGAGCTCAGCGTGATGGTCATCCCCTCGGAGTACAAGCCCGCGATCGGTCTGCTGCTGCTCATCATCGGGCTGCTGTCGCGGCCAGAGGGGCTGTTCGGGGAGGCGACCCGATGACCGACCCCATCCTCCGGGCCGAGAACCTCCGGAAGTCGTTCGGCGGTCTGGTCGCGGTCGACGACGCCTCGTTCACGGTCGAGGAGGGCACCATCGTCGGGCTCATCGGTCCGAACGGCGCGGGCAAGTCGACGACCTTCAACCTGCTCTCGGGCTTCCACGACCTCGACGCCGGCGAGGTCGTCTTCGAGGGGGAGTCGGTCACCGGGCTCTCGCCCGACGAGCGCGCCCAGCGGGGCATGGTCCGGACGTTCCAGATAACGCGGGAGCTCACGGGGATGCGGGTCACCTCGAACATGCTGCTTGCCGCGCAGGACCACCCCGGGGAGAAGGTCCTGCCCGCGCTCCTCAACACCGACTCGGTCGAGACGCGGGAGGCCCAGGCGCGCGAGCGGGCCGAGGAGCTGCTGGAGTTCCTCGACCTCGGGGAACTCCGCGACGAGTACGCCGGCAACCTCTCGGGCGGCCAGCGCAAGCTGCTCGAACTCGGTCGGGCGCTGATGGCCGACCCCGACCTGCTCCTGCTCGACGAGCCGATGGCCGGGGTGAACCCGGAGCTGACCGACCGGCTGCTCGCGCGCATCGACGACCTCCAGTCCGAGGAGGGGATGACGTTCGTCATCGTCGAGCACGACATGGACGTCATCATGTCGATCAGCGACAAGGTCATCGGGATGCACAACGGCGAGGTGCTGTCGGTCGGGACGCCCGACGAGGTCAGGAGCGACGACCGGATGCTCGAGGCCTACCTGGGGGGAACCGCGTGACGCTGCTCGAGGTCTCGGACGTCGAGAGCGGCTACGGCGACGTCCTGGTCATCCACGGCGTCGACCTCGCGGTGGCCGACGGCGAGATGGTCTCCGTCATCGGCCCGAACGGCGCGGGCAAGTCCACGCTGCTGAAGACCGTCGCGGGGCTGCTGCCGGCCCGGTCGGGGACGGTCCGGTTCGACGGTGAGGACATCACAGGCGTGCCCGCCGAGGAGATCATCTACCACGGCATCTGCTACGTCCCCCAGACCACCAACATCTTCGGCAAGCTGACGGTGCGCGAGAACCTGCTGATGGGCGCGTGGGCGCTCGACGAGGCTGCGTTCGAGGACCGGGTCGAGCGCGTCTACGACCGTTTCCCGGTGTTGGAGGAGCGACCGAACCAGCGCGCCGAGACCATGAGCGGGGGCCAGCAGCAGATGCTGGCGATGGGCGCGGCGCTGATGCTGGACCCCGACCTGCTAATCCTCGACGAACCGTCCGCCGGCCTGGCCCCCCAGCTCATCGACGGCGTCTTCGAGAAGATCGGCGACATCAACGACGACGGGACCGCGGTGCTGATGGTCGAGCAGAACGCCCGCCGCGCGCTCCGGGAGGCCGACCGCGGCGTCGTCCTCGATATGGGCGAGGACCGCTTCGAGGGGACCGGCGAGGAACTGCTGGAGTCCGAGGAGATCGCGGAACTGTACCTGGGGTCGTGACCGGGCCCACCGCCTCGCGGTCGGCCGACCGCCGCGGATCTCGATTCTCTCCGGTGATAATCACTGGCTAACTTTAAACGTCTGGGCTGTGAACTGCCTGTCAGTAGCGAAATGCAACCGATGGAAATCGCCTACGTGGTCCTCAGCGTGACCCTGGTAGTCGTGGGCCTGACGCTGGTCGGCATGGCGGCACGGGCCTACATCCAGACGGAGAATCGAGCGATGCTGCTGCTGTCGATCGGCTTCTCGTTCGTCGTGGCCGCGGCGGTCGCGACCACCTTCAGCGCGTTCCTGACCGACTTCTCCCGGAGCCGACTCCTGCTGACGGTCAACTACGCGGTCACGACGATCGGCTACGTCTTCATCGTGTCGAGCGTCAGGGCGCAGTAGCGCGCCCGCGAACCGGAACCGTCGCACTTCCACGAAGCCCCTCCTCTTCTCTGTCGCGCCGGTCTGCCGCCTCGGAAACCTACTTGCCGCGGGGCGTCCTGGGTCCGTCCATGACCGACACGCCGGAGTTCAAGCGACGGCTCGCCGACCGCGACCCCGTGGTCGGCCACTGGCTCTCGGTCGGCCACCCCGCGGTCGCCGAGGTCTGTGCCCGCGAGGCCGACTTCGCGGTGATCGACACCGAGCACGCGCCGACCGACCTCGAATCAGTGGCGAACGTCGCCCGGGCGGTCGAGGCCGCCGGCGACTGCTCCCTGCTCGCCCGGGTGGCGTGGAACGACCCCGTGCGAATCAAGCGGATACTCGACACCGGCGTTTCCGGTGTCCTCGTCCCGATGGTCGAGACCGAAGCCGAGGCCCGCGAGGCGGTCGAGGCGACGCGCTATCCGCCAGAGGGCGTCCGGGGAATCGCGGCCTCGCGGGGCAACGACTACGGCCGGGACCTGACCGACCAGGTCGAGAGCGCCGGCGACCACCTCGCGACCGTCGTGCAGGTCGAGACCGAGCGCGCGGTCGAGAACGCCGGCGACATCGCCGGCGTCGAGGGCGTCGACGCCCTGCTGGTCGGGCCGGCCGACCTCTCGGGGTCGCTCGACGCCTTCGGCGAGTACGACGCCGAGCCGTTCCGCGGGGCGGTCGAGCGCGTGCTCGACGCGGCCCACGCCGAGGACGTCCCGGTCGGGACGCTGGCGACCGGCGACGACGACATCCGGCGCTGGGCCGAGTACGGGTACGACTACCAGATCGTCGGCGTCGACGCGGGCTACCTCGAGACGGGCGCCGAGCGCGCCCGGCAGACCTTCGAAGAGTCGATGAAATGACGGGGAAGCAGTCCGGCGCTTCGACGCCCGACCTGACCTGCTACCGGTGCGGCGGGACGGCCGCGTTCCCGGACCGCAAGCGCTGCGAGTGCGGAGAACTGCTCTGGTTCGACACCGATGAGCGAATCTCATCGAGCCGTCGGACGCAGTCCGACGATACGGAAGAGTCGGCGGCTCTCGGCGCGGGGCGACCTCGCGGCCGACGACGAGGTGGTCGCCGTGCTCACCGGAACCGGACTCCGGGAACTGGACGCCGGGAGCCAGCGCCCCGAGACCGTCGCGCTCGACGACCTGCCCGACAGGCTCCGGTCGCTCGCCGGGTAGCGGAGTTGTGTCGGCACGGCGAAGGAGTCAGACGCCGGCACCCCGGACCTACTCGCTCTCGTCGGCGTAGATGACCTCCACGATCTCGCGGCGGTCGCCGTCCGGGTCGTCGCTCTCGTACTTGTACCGGACGCCCTCGGCCTCGTCCTCGGTGGCGCGGTGCGAGCCGTCGCAGAAGGGGTAGTCCTCCGAGAGGCCGCAGAGGCAGACCGCGACGTCGCCCTTCTCGTCGTCGATGTCGCTCTCGTCGAGTTTGAGCGGCCCGGTGGCCTCGTGCGTGACTTCGCGTGTCATGTGCCCGGTTGGCACCGGAACGTCCTAACCCTTGCTCCGTCTCTCGCTTCCGTCGCTCGCCCTCGCCGGCCCGCAAGGCTTCGGATTACTCCCGCTCGTAGGCGCCCTGTCGCTCCAGCTCCCCGCGCTCGGCCAGCACCTCCGGGGTCCGACAGACGCCGGGCGCGCCGGCGACCTGCGGGACGGTGCAGTTGTTGCAGTTCTCGCAGACGACTTCGGCCTCGCTGCAGTCCAGGAGCCTGGCGGGGAGCCGGGGTTCGGCGTAGAACGGCCGGGCCATCCCCACCGCGTCGCAGACCGGCTCCCCGCCGTCGGCGCCCAGCAGGTCGTCGATCTGCTCGCGGGTCCGGACGCCGCCCTCCAGCAGGACCGGCACCGACACCGCCTCGCGCGCCCGCCGCGCCAGGTCGGCGTTCCACGCCGGCTCGAAGCCGTAGGCGAGCCCTTCCGCCCAGTTGGCGGCCGCGACCAGCGCGGCCTTCCACCGGCTGCCGAACGCCGCGACGTACCCCTCGCGGAACTGCTCGTCGCGCCACGCCCGCTCGGGGAACCGGCCGCGGACGATGCTCATGTCCCAGAACGTCGAGACCCGGACCGGCGCGACCGCGTCGTAGCCGATGCGGTCGAGTCGCGCACAGAGGTCGACCGCGTCGTCGGCGGTGAGCCGCCGCCGGACGAACGGCGGCGCCTCGGTCTCGGCGGGCACCTTGGTCACCAGCGGGACGTCGCCGGCCCGCGACCGGACCTCGTCGTGCACCGCCTCGAAGAACCGGACGCCCTCGGCGAACTCGTCGCTCCGGCGGTTGTAGAACGGCGAGAGGAACTGCTGGAGGATGCCCATGTTCGCCCCGCCGAGGTGGACGCCGTCGTAGCCCGCGTCCACGGCGTTGGCGGCGCACCGCCCGAAGTCGGCCGCGAGCTCGTACACCTCGTCGGTCGAGAGGACGCGGACGTCGAGGTCGAGGAATCCGAGCCGGTCGGCGAGCCGCAGGGGCCGCGGCGGCCCGGACACCGCGAGCTGGGTCAGGTCGGGGTTCGCCCGGCGATAGCCCTCGTGCCAGGTCTCCAGGCTCCGGAGGCCGCCGTGGTCGAGCTGGACGAAGACGCGGCCGCCGTGGTCGTGGACGGCGTCGGTGAACGACGAGAGGGTTTCGGCGAACTCCGGGTCCGCGAGGCTCGTCATCGACGGCGCGACCCGTCCCCCGGTCTCGCGGACCGGCGACGCCCCCTGGAAGACCAACCCCGCCCCGGCGGCCGCGGCGGGCTCGAGCTCGGCCGCGAGGACGTCGGCTGCGTCCGGCCCCTCGCCGGCGCACTCGAGGAGCGGCGCGCGGTAGAGCCGGTTCGGGAGTTCGACGCCGCCGATTTCGAGGGCAGATTCGAGTTCGGGCACGCTGTGTCGAGACTTCGACGCGTTCCCGGTAAAGCGTTGGGCCCGGGAGGCACATTTACTATTCGGTAAAAATTTACCGAGGCAGTCCGTAGTGGCGCTCGGCATCGGCGCGATGCCCCGGAGGAGCGGCCGACGGGCGAGCGAGTCCCGGCGGTCTACGGTCGAGGTATTCTACCGATCTCCCGTCTGCCGCTCCCGAGGGACGTTTCTGACGCAGGAAAGGTCTGGAGACTCAGCGAGCGCGCTGCTACAGCACGAACGGTCCGCGCTGGCGGATGGGCTCGCCGTGGGGCCGACCGGAGACGGCGACGACGCGGAGTCCGTCGTCGGTATCGAGGCCGACCGCCCGGTCGTCGGTGACCGGCAGAACGTCGCCCTCGGCGAACGCGTTCCCGTCGACCGTCCCCTCGCCGGCGACGCCGTAGACGAACCCGGACCAGTCCGTCGGCGTCGACCAGGACCAGGCGTCGGTCACGCTGACGTCGAGGTACTCCATCGGCGTGCGGAGCGAGAGCGGCGACCCCTCGCCGACGACCGTCGTCACTGTCGCGCCGTCGCGCTCCTCGGTCGGCAGGGCCGCGGGGTCGGCGTCCGCGTAGTCGGGTTCGGCGTCCTTCTCCTCGCGCGCGAGGTTCACCCAGAGCTGGAGGCCGTTGCAGGCCGCGCCGTCGGCCGGCATCTCGGAGTGTTCGATGCCGCGGCCCGTCGTGATGCGCATGGCCGCGCCCTCGCGCGCGGTGTGCGAGACGCCCAGCGAGTCCTCGTGGGCCATCCCGCCGTCGAGCATGTACGAGACGATCTCGAAGCCGCGGTGCGGGTGGGTCGGGAACCCGGTGTCGGGCTCGATGTAGAACCGCTCGAAGAGGACGAAGGGATCGAGGTTGTGGGGGTAGTTGCTCGTCGGGAACGCCCGGTTGGAGCTCACTCCCGTCCCGTGTCGGACAGTCTCGCCGGCCACCGGACCGCGGCGGTCCCCGCTCGTCGAATCGGACTGGCTCATACCGTCGCTTGGCTTACCATCCGGTAAAGCCTGTCGGAGGCGGTGAGGTTCCCCGAATTCCACCCTCGTCCGCGACGGGCGAACCGGTCGCCCTCTCCGCGTTCGTATCCCTTTTACGTCGTTCTACCAAACGGTAAACGCACATGACGAACGACCTCACGATAGACGCCGACTGGAACGCGCTCTACGTCGACGGCGAGTGGACCCCGAGCGGCAGCGGAGAGACACTGGCCGACGAGGACCCCTCGACCCGCGAGGTCGTCGCGGAGGTCCCCGCGGCGACCGAGGGAGACGTCGACGACGCGTACGAGGCCGCCGCGGCCGCCCAGGAGGAGTGGGCCGAGCAACCGCCCGCGCGGCGACAGGCGGTCGTCCAGGAGTTCCTGCAGGTCCTCCAGGAACGCGCCGACGAGATCGCAGAACTGCTGGCGTACGAGGTCGGCGGGTCGCCCATCATGGGCGAGACGTCCGTCCAGATCGCCTCCGACCACGCCGCCGAGGCCGCGACGCTCCCCCGCCGGATGAAGGGCGAGCACGCCGACTCGAACATCCCGGGCAAGGAGAACGTCGTCCAGATTCGGCCGAAGGGCGTGGTCACGGTCATCTCGCCGTGGAACTTCCCGCTGAACCTCTCGATGCGGGCGGTCGCGCCGGCCATCGCCGCCGGCAACAGCGTCGTCCTCAAGCCCTCGACGAACTCGCCCATCACGGGCGGCCTGCTGTTCGGCAAGCTGTTCGAGGAGACCGACCTCCCCGAGGGCGTGCTCAACGTCGTGACGGGCAAGGGCTCGGAGATCGGCGACCGGGTCGCGAGTCACCCCGAGAGCGACGTCGTCTCGTTCACGGGCTCGACCGAGGTCGGCCGGCGCGTCGCGGGCCTCGCAGGGCAGAATCTCGCGGTGCCGGCGATGGAGCTCGGCGGCAACAACGCGTTCGTCGTCACGGAAGACGCCGACCTCGACCGGGCCATCGACAGCGCGACCTTCGGCTCGTTCGTCCACCAGGGCCAGGTCTGCATCTCCATCAACCGCCACATCGTCCACGCGGACGTGTACGACGAGTACGTCGACCGACTCGTCGAACGGGCCGAGAGCCTGCCGACCGGGAGCGCCCACGACGAGGACACGGTCGTCGGCCCCATCATCGACGAGTCCCAGCGCGACGAGATGCTCGACTACGTCGAGCGCACCGTCGACGCCGGGGCCACCCTGGAGACCGGCGGCGAGACCGTCGACATCGACGGCGCCGACGACTCGCTGGTCGTCGCGCCCACGGTCCTGTCGGACGTGACCAACGACATGGCCGCGGCCTGTAACGAGCACTTCGGTCCAATCGCGCCGGTCATCCCGTTCTCGGACGTCGACGAGGCGGTCGAGATCGCCAACGACACCGAGTACGGGCTGTCGGGCGCTGTCCACGCCGGCGACCTCGCGACCGGCAAGCGCATCGCCGAGCGCATGGAGACGGGCAACGTCCACGTCAACGACCAGCCGATCAACGACGAGGCCCACGTCCCGTTCAGCGGGACGAAGGCCTCCGGCGTGGGCACCTACAACAGCGACGCGTTCCTCGACGAGATCACCGAGACCAAGTGGATCTCGCTCCAGCACGAGCCCCGCGACTACCCCTTCTAACAGGGTCGGCTTCCCGTATTTTCGGTTACTATCGGCGGTGAACTGCGTCGCCCGGCGCTCACCTGTTTCGGTTCTATTCTAGAATCGACACTCAGGTTAATTTCTCTAGGATAATGTGGTGTTAAAGCATTAGATAGTAGCACTAGCGAAACACTTATCTCCCCACACACCGAATTATTACATATAGAAAAATCGTGGAATGAAATCGGCGCTTTTTCTATCAATTCCGCATAGCTACTGCTCCGGCGCTCGAGCACGCCGGATTCGGACGCTCAGACGACGAACAGCGCGGAAACCGCCGCGACCAGCGACGCCCGACGGACCGCCCGCCGACCCGTCGAGCACCTCGATAGCCGACAGCAAATCCATGCCAGATACATCTACGGAAGCCACCGACGACGTACCCCCGACCGACTCGCTCACCGACCCCGAGACGCTGCGCGACCGCGAGGACGTCCGCTTCACCGAGGAGACGGTCGTGCGCGGGGACCGCGACCACTGCGCGACCGACATCGCCGGCAGGGCCGTCGTCGGCGTCACCGACGGCGCGGGCGCGGTCCTGCTGGCGATTCACGAGGCCGATCAGGTCGGCATGCTACCCCACGGCCCGGTCGACCCGGGCGACGACTGGGCCGAGGTGGCGCGCGACACGGTCGAACCGGTGACGGGCGTTCCCTTCGAACTCGACGGCGTCGAAGTCGTGCGCGAACTCGACCACGTCGTCGAGGGCGAGGACGAACCGCATTCGAGCACCCACAACGTCATCTTCCGGGCGTCGCTCGCGGACGCGGCGGCCCGCGAGGCGGACCCGAGCCTCGACGAGAACGACCACTGGAACGCCGGGTGGTTCGACGAGGTCCCGGACGAACTCGTCCCGGACGAGGGGCCCGTTGAGGACGACGTCCGGATGTTCGTGGACTGAGTCCGGTAGGGACCGCCTGTCGTCCCCGTTTACGTTGCCGCAAACGTTTACGGAAACGCTCTCCGCTCAGCCGGTCACCGTCGCGTTCTTCGCACACGAGTACCGGAGGAGTTCGACCCGATTCGTCGGCTCGGGCCCGTCGAGCCGGACCGGCTGCTCGACGTAGTAGAGGCCGAGTCGCTCCACGCCGACCTCGCGGGTCGCGTTCCAGCGCCGGCAGAGGTAGTCGGCGAACGCCGGCCGGACCGGGGCGTTCGCGCCCGCCCGGAGGTCCATCATGTACTTGAACCACCTGACGTTCCGGTAGCTCCCCGCCACGTCGGGCGGCTCGTCCCATCTCACGCCTCTGCGGTGGAACACGTCGACGCGCTCGCCCGACGTCAGTCGTCCGGGGACCACGTACCAGCCGTCGGTCGTCCGGGGCTCGGGCGCGAACATGTCCCACCGGTACTCCCCGGGGTCGACCGACCCGTTCACGGCTTCGGGCGTGGCGACGTAGCCCAGGGTGGCCGCGTTCCAGAGCAGGACCAGGGCCAGGAGGCCCGCGACTACCGGCGGCCGAACGCGGCGCGCCCACCGCGCCACCGCGGCCGGGGTCGCGCCGAGCCGCGATCTCGGTAGCAGTCC
This region of Halorussus rarus genomic DNA includes:
- a CDS encoding ABC transporter substrate-binding protein; the protein is MQLTGGASAVGFAGVGSAVQGNVPIGHLAPFSGGLGWIGPNAEKAVALALSEVNEAGLLDGRQVSINRQDSETNPQAALSAFQTLDSQGVVAVIGPSSSVMPNLVQPAQDAQLPLISTMAGTLQLDDVGGEYIWRTVPSDSIGGRAQGAYAVDQGWERMALTFKNDKGSQSFSAAVGEFFQSQGGQLVSETPLALNADSYRSEINTIQNSNPDVISMTAGTEVSSLFIQNYRELGVETPLLLSNDVITPDFIEQMGADTMDGMLGQAPAPGPAFDQFAQKYQQMHDEQPGTFSDSSYDAMNLIALAIEQAGEASRQAVAQNLRSVGTPPGQKVTTFQEGKQALANGNEINYQGASNPQNFDENGNVVGPFSIVRVENGEWTEVETFSTSELTQGDGATTTTA
- a CDS encoding branched-chain amino acid ABC transporter permease, whose translation is MAVGSLVLLVATIMGIYSLLAIGLNMHWGDTGLLNFAHAAFFAIGAYTSAILTTQPETGLLATRTVGASLPIPVGIVAGTALAAVAGVLIAVTSVRLEGDYLAMVTLSSAELIRLVIHNEGWLTSGAQSLKGIQRPLEGAVPLRYDVFYFLLVVAVLAASYLVFRRLAGSPFGRVLHAVREDEDVPLALGKDTTWFKLKSFGLGAAIAGLAGGLWAHYVYAITPSMFLPNITFTIWAAVIIGGAGSYLGAIVGTVFIVGIRQITRFVPSDVPFASDLPYIRLVVIGVLLIAVLYYRPYGLLGDEERMLAGTEEGAD
- a CDS encoding branched-chain amino acid ABC transporter permease, which produces MAAFDPQFLWNGLVVGSIIAVAALGLTLIFGILNFINIAYGDYMALGAYVAFAANVQYDLNIVVAALLGMVGMAVGALVLDKLVFERFRSRSAIVLLVVSIGLAFVLRNLIRIVWGTGNRRFSGPIEAAPQVLGVRMLPDQVAILVISVAILAGTYVLLRRTRIGIAMRAASDDTDLARVRGIDTERLVTYVWLAGGAIAGIAGILLGLDAQIRPNMGFTSLIPIFAAVILGGIGDPIGAVAGGYAIGVTQELSVMVIPSEYKPAIGLLLLIIGLLSRPEGLFGEATR
- a CDS encoding ABC transporter ATP-binding protein; protein product: MTDPILRAENLRKSFGGLVAVDDASFTVEEGTIVGLIGPNGAGKSTTFNLLSGFHDLDAGEVVFEGESVTGLSPDERAQRGMVRTFQITRELTGMRVTSNMLLAAQDHPGEKVLPALLNTDSVETREAQARERAEELLEFLDLGELRDEYAGNLSGGQRKLLELGRALMADPDLLLLDEPMAGVNPELTDRLLARIDDLQSEEGMTFVIVEHDMDVIMSISDKVIGMHNGEVLSVGTPDEVRSDDRMLEAYLGGTA
- a CDS encoding ABC transporter ATP-binding protein, with protein sequence MTLLEVSDVESGYGDVLVIHGVDLAVADGEMVSVIGPNGAGKSTLLKTVAGLLPARSGTVRFDGEDITGVPAEEIIYHGICYVPQTTNIFGKLTVRENLLMGAWALDEAAFEDRVERVYDRFPVLEERPNQRAETMSGGQQQMLAMGAALMLDPDLLILDEPSAGLAPQLIDGVFEKIGDINDDGTAVLMVEQNARRALREADRGVVLDMGEDRFEGTGEELLESEEIAELYLGS
- a CDS encoding DUF7521 family protein: MQPMEIAYVVLSVTLVVVGLTLVGMAARAYIQTENRAMLLLSIGFSFVVAAAVATTFSAFLTDFSRSRLLLTVNYAVTTIGYVFIVSSVRAQ
- a CDS encoding HpcH/HpaI aldolase family protein is translated as MTDTPEFKRRLADRDPVVGHWLSVGHPAVAEVCAREADFAVIDTEHAPTDLESVANVARAVEAAGDCSLLARVAWNDPVRIKRILDTGVSGVLVPMVETEAEAREAVEATRYPPEGVRGIAASRGNDYGRDLTDQVESAGDHLATVVQVETERAVENAGDIAGVEGVDALLVGPADLSGSLDAFGEYDAEPFRGAVERVLDAAHAEDVPVGTLATGDDDIRRWAEYGYDYQIVGVDAGYLETGAERARQTFEESMK
- a CDS encoding CDGSH iron-sulfur domain-containing protein gives rise to the protein MTREVTHEATGPLKLDESDIDDEKGDVAVCLCGLSEDYPFCDGSHRATEDEAEGVRYKYESDDPDGDRREIVEVIYADESE
- a CDS encoding oxidoreductase; amino-acid sequence: MPELESALEIGGVELPNRLYRAPLLECAGEGPDAADVLAAELEPAAAAGAGLVFQGASPVRETGGRVAPSMTSLADPEFAETLSSFTDAVHDHGGRVFVQLDHGGLRSLETWHEGYRRANPDLTQLAVSGPPRPLRLADRLGFLDLDVRVLSTDEVYELAADFGRCAANAVDAGYDGVHLGGANMGILQQFLSPFYNRRSDEFAEGVRFFEAVHDEVRSRAGDVPLVTKVPAETEAPPFVRRRLTADDAVDLCARLDRIGYDAVAPVRVSTFWDMSIVRGRFPERAWRDEQFREGYVAAFGSRWKAALVAAANWAEGLAYGFEPAWNADLARRAREAVSVPVLLEGGVRTREQIDDLLGADGGEPVCDAVGMARPFYAEPRLPARLLDCSEAEVVCENCNNCTVPQVAGAPGVCRTPEVLAERGELERQGAYERE
- a CDS encoding pirin family protein, yielding MSQSDSTSGDRRGPVAGETVRHGTGVSSNRAFPTSNYPHNLDPFVLFERFYIEPDTGFPTHPHRGFEIVSYMLDGGMAHEDSLGVSHTAREGAAMRITTGRGIEHSEMPADGAACNGLQLWVNLAREEKDAEPDYADADPAALPTEERDGATVTTVVGEGSPLSLRTPMEYLDVSVTDAWSWSTPTDWSGFVYGVAGEGTVDGNAFAEGDVLPVTDDRAVGLDTDDGLRVVAVSGRPHGEPIRQRGPFVL
- a CDS encoding aldehyde dehydrogenase family protein, with amino-acid sequence MTNDLTIDADWNALYVDGEWTPSGSGETLADEDPSTREVVAEVPAATEGDVDDAYEAAAAAQEEWAEQPPARRQAVVQEFLQVLQERADEIAELLAYEVGGSPIMGETSVQIASDHAAEAATLPRRMKGEHADSNIPGKENVVQIRPKGVVTVISPWNFPLNLSMRAVAPAIAAGNSVVLKPSTNSPITGGLLFGKLFEETDLPEGVLNVVTGKGSEIGDRVASHPESDVVSFTGSTEVGRRVAGLAGQNLAVPAMELGGNNAFVVTEDADLDRAIDSATFGSFVHQGQVCISINRHIVHADVYDEYVDRLVERAESLPTGSAHDEDTVVGPIIDESQRDEMLDYVERTVDAGATLETGGETVDIDGADDSLVVAPTVLSDVTNDMAAACNEHFGPIAPVIPFSDVDEAVEIANDTEYGLSGAVHAGDLATGKRIAERMETGNVHVNDQPINDEAHVPFSGTKASGVGTYNSDAFLDEITETKWISLQHEPRDYPF